One genomic region from Glaciimonas sp. PAMC28666 encodes:
- a CDS encoding flagellar biosynthesis protein FlhG, producing MNKLVSDQADGLRRLMARHSGAHPTRVVALVGSSPMVGATSVALNLGAALAQQGKEVLLLDETGGAQSACAIWNIQATGVWADVTAQRLSLGAAAGRADCGVLVMPIAEADRTPDSGSADLRALFQGQVLLIDARLDSDGALSPLAAQADDVVVILRPQAASITAAYACIKRLHYVHALQQLRIMINGAASLPEAQRVQSNLASTGSRYLALALEPAGCVVTDPHLPHAHQLHRTVVEAFQTSPAAVDFRRIATELLVWPWRPRTAASHSQCAVATIAV from the coding sequence TTGAATAAGCTGGTGAGCGATCAGGCTGATGGTTTACGTCGTTTGATGGCGCGTCACTCCGGCGCTCATCCGACCCGCGTTGTTGCGCTGGTTGGCAGCAGCCCGATGGTGGGCGCGACCAGCGTCGCACTCAATCTGGGCGCTGCATTGGCGCAACAGGGCAAGGAGGTGCTGTTGCTCGACGAGACCGGTGGAGCGCAGTCGGCCTGTGCAATCTGGAATATCCAGGCCACGGGAGTTTGGGCTGATGTCACCGCGCAACGCTTGTCGTTGGGTGCTGCTGCCGGACGGGCTGATTGCGGTGTTCTGGTCATGCCGATAGCTGAGGCCGATCGTACCCCGGACAGCGGATCTGCAGATTTGCGCGCCCTGTTTCAAGGGCAGGTTTTATTGATCGACGCCCGCCTCGATAGCGATGGCGCGTTGTCGCCGCTAGCCGCGCAGGCCGACGACGTGGTCGTGATTTTGCGGCCGCAAGCGGCGTCGATTACGGCGGCTTACGCCTGTATCAAGCGGCTGCATTATGTCCATGCCCTGCAACAGCTGCGCATCATGATTAATGGCGCCGCGAGCTTACCCGAGGCGCAGCGCGTGCAAAGTAATCTTGCCAGCACCGGCAGCCGCTACCTGGCGCTTGCGCTGGAGCCTGCCGGTTGCGTGGTGACCGATCCACATTTACCGCATGCGCACCAATTGCATCGGACTGTGGTGGAAGCGTTTCAGACAAGTCCTGCAGCCGTCGATTTTCGCCGCATTGCGACTGAATTACTTGTATGGCCGTGGCGACCACGAACGGCCGCTTCACATTCGCAATGCGCCGTAGCAACCATCGCAGTTTGA